A window of the Budorcas taxicolor isolate Tak-1 chromosome 10, Takin1.1, whole genome shotgun sequence genome harbors these coding sequences:
- the LOC128054443 gene encoding olfactory receptor 1509, with the protein MDALNQTRVTQFVFLGLTDNWVLQILFFMAFSVMYVLTLLGNILIMVTIVFTPRLHIPMYFFLSNLSFIDICHSSVTVPKMLEGLLLERKTISFDHCIAQLFFLHLFACAEIFLLTVMAYDRYVAICAPLHYPNVMDMRVCVQLVFALWLGGTVHSLVQTFLTIRLPYCGPNIIDSYFCDVPPVIKLACTDTYLTGMLIVSNSGTISLFCFLALVTSYTVILVSLRKQSAEGRRKALSTCSTHFLVVALFFGPCIFLYTHPDTNFSSDKVVSVFYTLVTPVLNPLIYTLRNEEVKNAMKHLRQRQVFSMKSCT; encoded by the coding sequence ATGGATGCTCTGAACCAAACAAGAGTGACTCAATTTGTCTTCTTGGGACTCACTGATAACTGGGTACTGCAGATATTATTTTTCATGGCATTCTCAGTCATGTATGTGCTAACCCTTTTGGGGAACATTCTGATCATGGTTACCATAGTCTTTACTCCACGTCTTCATATCCCCATGTATTTCTTCCTGAGcaatctgtcctttattgatatCTGCCACTCATCTGTCACTGTGCCCAAGATGCTGGAGGGTTTGCTTTTGGAGAGGAAGACCATTTCCTTTGATCATTGCATTGCACAGCTCTTCTTCCTACATCTGTTTGCCTGTGCTGAGATCTTTCTGCTGACCGTTATGGCCTATGATCGTTATGTAGCCATCTGTGCGCCATTACACTACcccaatgtgatggacatgagggTCTGCGTACAGCTTGTCTTTGCTCTCTGGTTGGGGGGTACCGTTCACTCACTGGTGCAGACCTTCTTGACCATTCGCCTACCTTACTGTGGCCCCAACATAATTGATAGTTACTTCTGTGATGTTCCCCCTGTCATCAAGCTGGCCTGCACAGACACATATCTCACAGGAATGCTGATTGTGTCCAATAGTGGGACCATctccctcttctgttttctggctTTGGTCACCTCCTACACGGTCATCTTGGTTTCTCTTAGAAAACAGTCAGCTGAAGGGCGCAGGAAAGCCCTGTCGACCTGCTCAACCCACTTCCTGGTGGTTGCCCTCTTCTTTGGGCCATGTATCTTCCTCTACACTCATCCAGACACCAACTTCTCCAGTGACAAGGTGGTATCTGTCTTCTACACGCTGGTCACCCCTGTGCTGAATCCCCTCATTTACACCTTGAGGAATGAGGAAGTGAAAAATGCCATGAAGCATCTCAGGCAGAGGCAAGTTTTTTCCATGAAATCATGTACATGA